From the Malus domestica chromosome 17, GDT2T_hap1 genome, one window contains:
- the LOC103405930 gene encoding DUF724 domain-containing protein 3-like isoform X1, with protein sequence MAGSEGREEEQQQLQLFGVGSEVEVRTDEEGFKGALFRATIVTSPTNSASKKRKRALVEYKNLVTEDGSKQLKEYVDSEHLRPTPPQLADRNFEEGDVVDADYRDGWWTGVVGKVVENNSKYSVVFDNPPDLIEFQKDRLRLHQDWVNGEWVRPNKQEVLAASDTPQELEHLLPAQKDSNNLEVATKLENLSAAEENPESTNSGKNLMEQPSYPRSVKDKKMLTRNGSATDSRPVKKLKDDKAAEPILSITARQLRKTPDNKEIPQELPQLSTGVRGTRRTRKPVVRHQFIKTESLLGKNNVKTKQENDGEVNSQWIHPVASKGRRTKSQTGSRLIPEAGYVCALPSQKREKEKDKEASASVSLAGQNVQNEGNIKETEVPQTIWSTTKGKEVTLAEKPAQLPDQELQVKDQKKSANDPAKPAQLPDQELQVKDQKKSANDPANEKSMVMSAELGSDSILANLLRSLVTFPDMEFKQQQAGGSSHKRKRGRPRKLAVVRSRASDGVKGQNMSGNVADKNDKNDQTPEEAALHVLRGMDSTAAKDASKRKTADFPGRCKIKEAAPIASDNPDDDDKPLSMWFGGMQLSAYVGESRPSPDANVNQHNDRQEPVEVASESPAVDAISGSGPYEEQGLPFVKSSPVWKTIETLEVFRLFPQNPHFRPLVECKEEYREGSAIGNMITFSSLTDKISRLQFDDHQSVFDSILESLVDLENYGFNVTILRRRVNDLLSVKDKQGRFQVESRDAEQKIMEHSREKNKLVEEADYIAKKIIELQDKHASIKSEVEAKEHVIARLRMSFDAMNEGIQSARSDFEKLALAPMN encoded by the exons ATGGCGGGCTCGGAGGGGAGAGAAGAAGAGCAGCAGCAGCTCCAATTGTTCGGCGTGGGCTCAGAAGTAGAAGTGAGGACCGACGAGGAAGGGTTCAAAGGCGCCTTGTTCAGAGCCACCATTGTCACAAGCCCCACAAACTCCGCCTCAAAGAAGAGGAAAAGGGCGTTGGTCGAGTACAAGAACTTGGTCACGGAAGACGGGTCTAAGCAGCTCAAGGAGTACGTCGATTCGGAGCACCTGAGGCCCACGCCGCCGCAGCTCGCTGACCGGAATTTTGAGGAGGGAGATGTGGTGGATGCGGATTACAGAGATGGGTGGTGGACTGGGGTCGTAGGGAAGGTTGTCGAGAACAATTCCAAGTACAGCGTCGTCTTCGACAACCCTCCGGATTTGATCGAATTTCAGAAAGACCGTCTCAGATTGCATCAAGATTGGGTTAATGGCGAATGGGTTCGGCCCAATAAGCAG GAAGTATTGGCTGCTTCAGATACTCCACAAGAATTAGAGCATTTGTTGCCTGCTCAAAAAGATTCTAACAATCTTGAAGTGGCTACTAAACTAGAAAATTTGAGTGCTGCAGAGGAGAATCCTGAATCAACCAACTCAGGGAAGAATTTAATGGAGCAGCCAAGTTATCCACGAAGCGTCAAGGACAAAAAGATGTTAACCCGTAATGGTAGTGCTACAGACTCGCGTCCGGTTAAAAAGTTGAAAGACGACAAAGCAGCTGAGCCCATATTATCCATTACAGCACGTCAATTGAGGAAAACGCCTGACAATAAAGAAATACCCCAGGAATTACCTCAACTGAGCACAGGAGTTAGGGGAACAAGACGCACACGGAAACCTGTTGTACGCCATCAGTTTATTAAAACAGAGAGCCTGCTCGGGAAAAATAATGTT AAGACTAAGCAAGAGAATGATGGTGAAGTGAATAGCCAGTGGATTCATCCCGTAGCAAGTAAAGGAAGGCGCACAAAATCTCAAACTGGAAGTCGATTGATCCCAGAAGCAG GGTATGTCTGTGCCCTGCCTAgccaaaagagagagaaagaaaagg ATAAGGAAGCGTCTGCAAGTGTTTCTTTGGCTGGACAAAATGTTCAGAATGAAGGTAATATTAAAGAAACTGAAGTGCCTCAAACTATCTGGTCAACAACTAAGGGCAAGGAAGTTACACTGGCTGAAAAACCGGCTCAGCTACCTGATCAAGAGTTGCAAGTGAAAGATCAGAAAAAGAGTGCAAATGATCCTGCAAAACCAGCTCAGCTACCTGATCAAGAGTTGCAGGTGAAGGATCAGAAGAAGAGTGCAAATGATCCTGCAAATGAAAAGAGCATG GTTATGTCAGCTGAACTTGGCAGTGATTCAATTTTGGCTAACCTGCTCCGTAGCCTGGTTACTTTTCCAGACATG GAGTTTAAGCAGCAACAAGCTGGAGGAAGTAGTCATAAAAGAAAGAGAGGCAGGCCTCGAAAGTTAGCGGTTGTAAGGTCACGAGCTTCAGACGGAG TTAAGGGGCAGAATATGTCAGGAAATGTTGCTGACAAAAATGATAAGAATGATCAGACGCCTGAGGAAGCAGCTTTGCATGTGCTGAGGGGGATGGATTCTACAG CTGCAAAAGATGCCTCTAAAAGAAAAACAGCCGATTTTCCTGGAAGGTGCAAAATAAAAGAAGCTGCACCAATAGCATCTGATAATCCAGATGATGATGATAAACCTCTATCCATGTGGTTTGGGGGGATGCAGCTTTCTGCGTATGTTGGTGAATCAA GACCATCCCCTGATGCAAATGTCAACCAGCATAATGATAGACAAGAACCAGTTGAGGTAGCTAGCGAATCTCCTGCAGTTGATGCAATCAGTGGCAGCGGGCCATATGAGGAGCAAGGGTTGCCTTTTGTTAAGAGCTCCCCTGTGTGGAAGACAATTGAAACATTGGAAGTATTCAGGCTTTTCCCCCAAAATCCTCATTTCCGACCTCTGGTTGAATGCAAAGAGGAATACCGCGAGGGTTCAGCAATTGGAAACATGATAACCTTTTCCAGTCTGACGGATAAAATATCCAGGCTGCAGTTCGACGACCATCAAAGTGTTTTTGATAGCATTTTGGAGAGTCTTGTTGACTTGGAAAATTATGGATTCAATGTTACAATTCTACGCAGGCGGGTGAATGATCTGCTGTCTGTTAAGGACAAGCAAGGGCGGTTTCAGGTCGAGTCAAGGGATGCTGAACAGAAGATCATGGAGCATTCTCGTGAGAAGAACAAACTTGTCGAAGAGGCTGACTATATTGCGAAGAAAATAATTGAGTTGCAGGACAAACATGCATCAATCAAGTCAGAAGTGGAGGCCAAAGAACATGTGATTGCTAGATTGCGAATGTCTTTTGATGCCATGAATGAAGGCATTCAGAGCGCTCGGagtgattttgaaaagctaGCTTTGGCTCCCATGAATTAG
- the LOC103405930 gene encoding DUF724 domain-containing protein 3-like isoform X3, whose protein sequence is MAGSEGREEEQQQLQLFGVGSEVEVRTDEEGFKGALFRATIVTSPTNSASKKRKRALVEYKNLVTEDGSKQLKEYVDSEHLRPTPPQLADRNFEEGDVVDADYRDGWWTGVVGKVVENNSKYSVVFDNPPDLIEFQKDRLRLHQDWVNGEWVRPNKQEVLAASDTPQELEHLLPAQKDSNNLEVATKLENLSAAEENPESTNSGKNLMEQPSYPRSVKDKKMLTRNGSATDSRPVKKLKDDKAAEPILSITARQLRKTPDNKEIPQELPQLSTGVRGTRRTRKPVVRHQFIKTESLLGKNNVKTKQENDGEVNSQWIHPVASKGRRTKSQTGSRLIPEADKEASASVSLAGQNVQNEGNIKETEVPQTIWSTTKGKEVTLAEKPAQLPDQELQVKDQKKSANDPAKPAQLPDQELQVKDQKKSANDPANEKSMVMSAELGSDSILANLLRSLVTFPDMEFKQQQAGGSSHKRKRGRPRKLAVVRSRASDGVKGQNMSGNVADKNDKNDQTPEEAALHVLRGMDSTAAKDASKRKTADFPGRCKIKEAAPIASDNPDDDDKPLSMWFGGMQLSAYVGESRPSPDANVNQHNDRQEPVEVASESPAVDAISGSGPYEEQGLPFVKSSPVWKTIETLEVFRLFPQNPHFRPLVECKEEYREGSAIGNMITFSSLTDKISRLQFDDHQSVFDSILESLVDLENYGFNVTILRRRVNDLLSVKDKQGRFQVESRDAEQKIMEHSREKNKLVEEADYIAKKIIELQDKHASIKSEVEAKEHVIARLRMSFDAMNEGIQSARSDFEKLALAPMN, encoded by the exons ATGGCGGGCTCGGAGGGGAGAGAAGAAGAGCAGCAGCAGCTCCAATTGTTCGGCGTGGGCTCAGAAGTAGAAGTGAGGACCGACGAGGAAGGGTTCAAAGGCGCCTTGTTCAGAGCCACCATTGTCACAAGCCCCACAAACTCCGCCTCAAAGAAGAGGAAAAGGGCGTTGGTCGAGTACAAGAACTTGGTCACGGAAGACGGGTCTAAGCAGCTCAAGGAGTACGTCGATTCGGAGCACCTGAGGCCCACGCCGCCGCAGCTCGCTGACCGGAATTTTGAGGAGGGAGATGTGGTGGATGCGGATTACAGAGATGGGTGGTGGACTGGGGTCGTAGGGAAGGTTGTCGAGAACAATTCCAAGTACAGCGTCGTCTTCGACAACCCTCCGGATTTGATCGAATTTCAGAAAGACCGTCTCAGATTGCATCAAGATTGGGTTAATGGCGAATGGGTTCGGCCCAATAAGCAG GAAGTATTGGCTGCTTCAGATACTCCACAAGAATTAGAGCATTTGTTGCCTGCTCAAAAAGATTCTAACAATCTTGAAGTGGCTACTAAACTAGAAAATTTGAGTGCTGCAGAGGAGAATCCTGAATCAACCAACTCAGGGAAGAATTTAATGGAGCAGCCAAGTTATCCACGAAGCGTCAAGGACAAAAAGATGTTAACCCGTAATGGTAGTGCTACAGACTCGCGTCCGGTTAAAAAGTTGAAAGACGACAAAGCAGCTGAGCCCATATTATCCATTACAGCACGTCAATTGAGGAAAACGCCTGACAATAAAGAAATACCCCAGGAATTACCTCAACTGAGCACAGGAGTTAGGGGAACAAGACGCACACGGAAACCTGTTGTACGCCATCAGTTTATTAAAACAGAGAGCCTGCTCGGGAAAAATAATGTT AAGACTAAGCAAGAGAATGATGGTGAAGTGAATAGCCAGTGGATTCATCCCGTAGCAAGTAAAGGAAGGCGCACAAAATCTCAAACTGGAAGTCGATTGATCCCAGAAGCAG ATAAGGAAGCGTCTGCAAGTGTTTCTTTGGCTGGACAAAATGTTCAGAATGAAGGTAATATTAAAGAAACTGAAGTGCCTCAAACTATCTGGTCAACAACTAAGGGCAAGGAAGTTACACTGGCTGAAAAACCGGCTCAGCTACCTGATCAAGAGTTGCAAGTGAAAGATCAGAAAAAGAGTGCAAATGATCCTGCAAAACCAGCTCAGCTACCTGATCAAGAGTTGCAGGTGAAGGATCAGAAGAAGAGTGCAAATGATCCTGCAAATGAAAAGAGCATG GTTATGTCAGCTGAACTTGGCAGTGATTCAATTTTGGCTAACCTGCTCCGTAGCCTGGTTACTTTTCCAGACATG GAGTTTAAGCAGCAACAAGCTGGAGGAAGTAGTCATAAAAGAAAGAGAGGCAGGCCTCGAAAGTTAGCGGTTGTAAGGTCACGAGCTTCAGACGGAG TTAAGGGGCAGAATATGTCAGGAAATGTTGCTGACAAAAATGATAAGAATGATCAGACGCCTGAGGAAGCAGCTTTGCATGTGCTGAGGGGGATGGATTCTACAG CTGCAAAAGATGCCTCTAAAAGAAAAACAGCCGATTTTCCTGGAAGGTGCAAAATAAAAGAAGCTGCACCAATAGCATCTGATAATCCAGATGATGATGATAAACCTCTATCCATGTGGTTTGGGGGGATGCAGCTTTCTGCGTATGTTGGTGAATCAA GACCATCCCCTGATGCAAATGTCAACCAGCATAATGATAGACAAGAACCAGTTGAGGTAGCTAGCGAATCTCCTGCAGTTGATGCAATCAGTGGCAGCGGGCCATATGAGGAGCAAGGGTTGCCTTTTGTTAAGAGCTCCCCTGTGTGGAAGACAATTGAAACATTGGAAGTATTCAGGCTTTTCCCCCAAAATCCTCATTTCCGACCTCTGGTTGAATGCAAAGAGGAATACCGCGAGGGTTCAGCAATTGGAAACATGATAACCTTTTCCAGTCTGACGGATAAAATATCCAGGCTGCAGTTCGACGACCATCAAAGTGTTTTTGATAGCATTTTGGAGAGTCTTGTTGACTTGGAAAATTATGGATTCAATGTTACAATTCTACGCAGGCGGGTGAATGATCTGCTGTCTGTTAAGGACAAGCAAGGGCGGTTTCAGGTCGAGTCAAGGGATGCTGAACAGAAGATCATGGAGCATTCTCGTGAGAAGAACAAACTTGTCGAAGAGGCTGACTATATTGCGAAGAAAATAATTGAGTTGCAGGACAAACATGCATCAATCAAGTCAGAAGTGGAGGCCAAAGAACATGTGATTGCTAGATTGCGAATGTCTTTTGATGCCATGAATGAAGGCATTCAGAGCGCTCGGagtgattttgaaaagctaGCTTTGGCTCCCATGAATTAG
- the LOC103405930 gene encoding DUF724 domain-containing protein 3-like isoform X5, whose translation MAGSEGREEEQQQLQLFGVGSEVEVRTDEEGFKGALFRATIVTSPTNSASKKRKRALVEYKNLVTEDGSKQLKEYVDSEHLRPTPPQLADRNFEEGDVVDADYRDGWWTGVVGKVVENNSKYSVVFDNPPDLIEFQKDRLRLHQDWVNGEWVRPNKQEVLAASDTPQELEHLLPAQKDSNNLEVATKLENLSAAEENPESTNSGKNLMEQPSYPRSVKDKKMLTRNGSATDSRPVKKLKDDKAAEPILSITARQLRKTPDNKEIPQELPQLSTGVRGTRRTRKPVVRHQFIKTESLLGKNNVKTKQENDGEVNSQWIHPVASKGRRTKSQTGSRLIPEAGYVCALPSQKREKEKDKEASASVSLAGQNVQNEGNIKETEVPQTIWSTTKGKEVTLAEKPAQLPDQELQVKDQKKSANDPAKPAQLPDQELQVKDQKKSANDPANEKSMEFKQQQAGGSSHKRKRGRPRKLAVVRSRASDGVKGQNMSGNVADKNDKNDQTPEEAALHVLRGMDSTAAKDASKRKTADFPGRCKIKEAAPIASDNPDDDDKPLSMWFGGMQLSAYVGESRPSPDANVNQHNDRQEPVEVASESPAVDAISGSGPYEEQGLPFVKSSPVWKTIETLEVFRLFPQNPHFRPLVECKEEYREGSAIGNMITFSSLTDKISRLQFDDHQSVFDSILESLVDLENYGFNVTILRRRVNDLLSVKDKQGRFQVESRDAEQKIMEHSREKNKLVEEADYIAKKIIELQDKHASIKSEVEAKEHVIARLRMSFDAMNEGIQSARSDFEKLALAPMN comes from the exons ATGGCGGGCTCGGAGGGGAGAGAAGAAGAGCAGCAGCAGCTCCAATTGTTCGGCGTGGGCTCAGAAGTAGAAGTGAGGACCGACGAGGAAGGGTTCAAAGGCGCCTTGTTCAGAGCCACCATTGTCACAAGCCCCACAAACTCCGCCTCAAAGAAGAGGAAAAGGGCGTTGGTCGAGTACAAGAACTTGGTCACGGAAGACGGGTCTAAGCAGCTCAAGGAGTACGTCGATTCGGAGCACCTGAGGCCCACGCCGCCGCAGCTCGCTGACCGGAATTTTGAGGAGGGAGATGTGGTGGATGCGGATTACAGAGATGGGTGGTGGACTGGGGTCGTAGGGAAGGTTGTCGAGAACAATTCCAAGTACAGCGTCGTCTTCGACAACCCTCCGGATTTGATCGAATTTCAGAAAGACCGTCTCAGATTGCATCAAGATTGGGTTAATGGCGAATGGGTTCGGCCCAATAAGCAG GAAGTATTGGCTGCTTCAGATACTCCACAAGAATTAGAGCATTTGTTGCCTGCTCAAAAAGATTCTAACAATCTTGAAGTGGCTACTAAACTAGAAAATTTGAGTGCTGCAGAGGAGAATCCTGAATCAACCAACTCAGGGAAGAATTTAATGGAGCAGCCAAGTTATCCACGAAGCGTCAAGGACAAAAAGATGTTAACCCGTAATGGTAGTGCTACAGACTCGCGTCCGGTTAAAAAGTTGAAAGACGACAAAGCAGCTGAGCCCATATTATCCATTACAGCACGTCAATTGAGGAAAACGCCTGACAATAAAGAAATACCCCAGGAATTACCTCAACTGAGCACAGGAGTTAGGGGAACAAGACGCACACGGAAACCTGTTGTACGCCATCAGTTTATTAAAACAGAGAGCCTGCTCGGGAAAAATAATGTT AAGACTAAGCAAGAGAATGATGGTGAAGTGAATAGCCAGTGGATTCATCCCGTAGCAAGTAAAGGAAGGCGCACAAAATCTCAAACTGGAAGTCGATTGATCCCAGAAGCAG GGTATGTCTGTGCCCTGCCTAgccaaaagagagagaaagaaaagg ATAAGGAAGCGTCTGCAAGTGTTTCTTTGGCTGGACAAAATGTTCAGAATGAAGGTAATATTAAAGAAACTGAAGTGCCTCAAACTATCTGGTCAACAACTAAGGGCAAGGAAGTTACACTGGCTGAAAAACCGGCTCAGCTACCTGATCAAGAGTTGCAAGTGAAAGATCAGAAAAAGAGTGCAAATGATCCTGCAAAACCAGCTCAGCTACCTGATCAAGAGTTGCAGGTGAAGGATCAGAAGAAGAGTGCAAATGATCCTGCAAATGAAAAGAGCATG GAGTTTAAGCAGCAACAAGCTGGAGGAAGTAGTCATAAAAGAAAGAGAGGCAGGCCTCGAAAGTTAGCGGTTGTAAGGTCACGAGCTTCAGACGGAG TTAAGGGGCAGAATATGTCAGGAAATGTTGCTGACAAAAATGATAAGAATGATCAGACGCCTGAGGAAGCAGCTTTGCATGTGCTGAGGGGGATGGATTCTACAG CTGCAAAAGATGCCTCTAAAAGAAAAACAGCCGATTTTCCTGGAAGGTGCAAAATAAAAGAAGCTGCACCAATAGCATCTGATAATCCAGATGATGATGATAAACCTCTATCCATGTGGTTTGGGGGGATGCAGCTTTCTGCGTATGTTGGTGAATCAA GACCATCCCCTGATGCAAATGTCAACCAGCATAATGATAGACAAGAACCAGTTGAGGTAGCTAGCGAATCTCCTGCAGTTGATGCAATCAGTGGCAGCGGGCCATATGAGGAGCAAGGGTTGCCTTTTGTTAAGAGCTCCCCTGTGTGGAAGACAATTGAAACATTGGAAGTATTCAGGCTTTTCCCCCAAAATCCTCATTTCCGACCTCTGGTTGAATGCAAAGAGGAATACCGCGAGGGTTCAGCAATTGGAAACATGATAACCTTTTCCAGTCTGACGGATAAAATATCCAGGCTGCAGTTCGACGACCATCAAAGTGTTTTTGATAGCATTTTGGAGAGTCTTGTTGACTTGGAAAATTATGGATTCAATGTTACAATTCTACGCAGGCGGGTGAATGATCTGCTGTCTGTTAAGGACAAGCAAGGGCGGTTTCAGGTCGAGTCAAGGGATGCTGAACAGAAGATCATGGAGCATTCTCGTGAGAAGAACAAACTTGTCGAAGAGGCTGACTATATTGCGAAGAAAATAATTGAGTTGCAGGACAAACATGCATCAATCAAGTCAGAAGTGGAGGCCAAAGAACATGTGATTGCTAGATTGCGAATGTCTTTTGATGCCATGAATGAAGGCATTCAGAGCGCTCGGagtgattttgaaaagctaGCTTTGGCTCCCATGAATTAG
- the LOC103405930 gene encoding DUF724 domain-containing protein 3-like isoform X4, with amino-acid sequence MAGSEGREEEQQQLQLFGVGSEVEVRTDEEGFKGALFRATIVTSPTNSASKKRKRALVEYKNLVTEDGSKQLKEYVDSEHLRPTPPQLADRNFEEGDVVDADYRDGWWTGVVGKVVENNSKYSVVFDNPPDLIEFQKDRLRLHQDWVNGEWVRPNKQEVLAASDTPQELEHLLPAQKDSNNLEVATKLENLSAAEENPESTNSGKNLMEQPSYPRSVKDKKMLTRNGSATDSRPVKKLKDDKAAEPILSITARQLRKTPDNKEIPQELPQLSTGVRGTRRTRKPVVRHQFIKTESLLGKNNVTKQENDGEVNSQWIHPVASKGRRTKSQTGSRLIPEADKEASASVSLAGQNVQNEGNIKETEVPQTIWSTTKGKEVTLAEKPAQLPDQELQVKDQKKSANDPAKPAQLPDQELQVKDQKKSANDPANEKSMVMSAELGSDSILANLLRSLVTFPDMEFKQQQAGGSSHKRKRGRPRKLAVVRSRASDGVKGQNMSGNVADKNDKNDQTPEEAALHVLRGMDSTAAKDASKRKTADFPGRCKIKEAAPIASDNPDDDDKPLSMWFGGMQLSAYVGESRPSPDANVNQHNDRQEPVEVASESPAVDAISGSGPYEEQGLPFVKSSPVWKTIETLEVFRLFPQNPHFRPLVECKEEYREGSAIGNMITFSSLTDKISRLQFDDHQSVFDSILESLVDLENYGFNVTILRRRVNDLLSVKDKQGRFQVESRDAEQKIMEHSREKNKLVEEADYIAKKIIELQDKHASIKSEVEAKEHVIARLRMSFDAMNEGIQSARSDFEKLALAPMN; translated from the exons ATGGCGGGCTCGGAGGGGAGAGAAGAAGAGCAGCAGCAGCTCCAATTGTTCGGCGTGGGCTCAGAAGTAGAAGTGAGGACCGACGAGGAAGGGTTCAAAGGCGCCTTGTTCAGAGCCACCATTGTCACAAGCCCCACAAACTCCGCCTCAAAGAAGAGGAAAAGGGCGTTGGTCGAGTACAAGAACTTGGTCACGGAAGACGGGTCTAAGCAGCTCAAGGAGTACGTCGATTCGGAGCACCTGAGGCCCACGCCGCCGCAGCTCGCTGACCGGAATTTTGAGGAGGGAGATGTGGTGGATGCGGATTACAGAGATGGGTGGTGGACTGGGGTCGTAGGGAAGGTTGTCGAGAACAATTCCAAGTACAGCGTCGTCTTCGACAACCCTCCGGATTTGATCGAATTTCAGAAAGACCGTCTCAGATTGCATCAAGATTGGGTTAATGGCGAATGGGTTCGGCCCAATAAGCAG GAAGTATTGGCTGCTTCAGATACTCCACAAGAATTAGAGCATTTGTTGCCTGCTCAAAAAGATTCTAACAATCTTGAAGTGGCTACTAAACTAGAAAATTTGAGTGCTGCAGAGGAGAATCCTGAATCAACCAACTCAGGGAAGAATTTAATGGAGCAGCCAAGTTATCCACGAAGCGTCAAGGACAAAAAGATGTTAACCCGTAATGGTAGTGCTACAGACTCGCGTCCGGTTAAAAAGTTGAAAGACGACAAAGCAGCTGAGCCCATATTATCCATTACAGCACGTCAATTGAGGAAAACGCCTGACAATAAAGAAATACCCCAGGAATTACCTCAACTGAGCACAGGAGTTAGGGGAACAAGACGCACACGGAAACCTGTTGTACGCCATCAGTTTATTAAAACAGAGAGCCTGCTCGGGAAAAATAATGTT ACTAAGCAAGAGAATGATGGTGAAGTGAATAGCCAGTGGATTCATCCCGTAGCAAGTAAAGGAAGGCGCACAAAATCTCAAACTGGAAGTCGATTGATCCCAGAAGCAG ATAAGGAAGCGTCTGCAAGTGTTTCTTTGGCTGGACAAAATGTTCAGAATGAAGGTAATATTAAAGAAACTGAAGTGCCTCAAACTATCTGGTCAACAACTAAGGGCAAGGAAGTTACACTGGCTGAAAAACCGGCTCAGCTACCTGATCAAGAGTTGCAAGTGAAAGATCAGAAAAAGAGTGCAAATGATCCTGCAAAACCAGCTCAGCTACCTGATCAAGAGTTGCAGGTGAAGGATCAGAAGAAGAGTGCAAATGATCCTGCAAATGAAAAGAGCATG GTTATGTCAGCTGAACTTGGCAGTGATTCAATTTTGGCTAACCTGCTCCGTAGCCTGGTTACTTTTCCAGACATG GAGTTTAAGCAGCAACAAGCTGGAGGAAGTAGTCATAAAAGAAAGAGAGGCAGGCCTCGAAAGTTAGCGGTTGTAAGGTCACGAGCTTCAGACGGAG TTAAGGGGCAGAATATGTCAGGAAATGTTGCTGACAAAAATGATAAGAATGATCAGACGCCTGAGGAAGCAGCTTTGCATGTGCTGAGGGGGATGGATTCTACAG CTGCAAAAGATGCCTCTAAAAGAAAAACAGCCGATTTTCCTGGAAGGTGCAAAATAAAAGAAGCTGCACCAATAGCATCTGATAATCCAGATGATGATGATAAACCTCTATCCATGTGGTTTGGGGGGATGCAGCTTTCTGCGTATGTTGGTGAATCAA GACCATCCCCTGATGCAAATGTCAACCAGCATAATGATAGACAAGAACCAGTTGAGGTAGCTAGCGAATCTCCTGCAGTTGATGCAATCAGTGGCAGCGGGCCATATGAGGAGCAAGGGTTGCCTTTTGTTAAGAGCTCCCCTGTGTGGAAGACAATTGAAACATTGGAAGTATTCAGGCTTTTCCCCCAAAATCCTCATTTCCGACCTCTGGTTGAATGCAAAGAGGAATACCGCGAGGGTTCAGCAATTGGAAACATGATAACCTTTTCCAGTCTGACGGATAAAATATCCAGGCTGCAGTTCGACGACCATCAAAGTGTTTTTGATAGCATTTTGGAGAGTCTTGTTGACTTGGAAAATTATGGATTCAATGTTACAATTCTACGCAGGCGGGTGAATGATCTGCTGTCTGTTAAGGACAAGCAAGGGCGGTTTCAGGTCGAGTCAAGGGATGCTGAACAGAAGATCATGGAGCATTCTCGTGAGAAGAACAAACTTGTCGAAGAGGCTGACTATATTGCGAAGAAAATAATTGAGTTGCAGGACAAACATGCATCAATCAAGTCAGAAGTGGAGGCCAAAGAACATGTGATTGCTAGATTGCGAATGTCTTTTGATGCCATGAATGAAGGCATTCAGAGCGCTCGGagtgattttgaaaagctaGCTTTGGCTCCCATGAATTAG